The Methanosarcina barkeri str. Wiesmoor DNA segment GATACGGTCCGTATCCCTCCTACCCTTTTAGGGGAAGAGGTAACACAAACTGTTAAAAACGCGTTAAGAGAAAAACTCGAGGGCCAGGTTGACAAAAAACTTGGGTCCCTTGTCGCGATTTGCAAGATAGTCGAGATAGGGGAGGGTCATATCCTTGTAGGAGATGGAGCAGTATATTACGATGTTACATTCGAAGCAATAATGTTCGTGCCTGAGTTACAGGAGATTATTGAGGGTGAAGTTGTTGAAACCGTTGGTTTCGGAGTTTTCGTAGGGATGGGACCAATGGATGGCTTGCTTCACGTCAGCCAGATTACGGATGATTTTATTTCATACGACGCCAAGAATGCAAGGCTTGTAACAAAGAACGGAGGCAAATCCATTGCTGAAGGTGACCATGTAAGGGCCAGGGTTGTCGCTGTAAGTATTAACGAGAGGGAGCCTAAAGAAAGTAAAATCGGCCTTACTATGCGCCAGACTGCTCTTGGAAAGCTACAATGGCTCGAAGAAGCTCGTAAAAAGAAACAGTCTCATGAGGCTGTTCCTGAAGGAGCTGCCTGAAAAGGAAGAGGATTTGTATGGCAGAAAAAGTATGTCGACATTGCATGAGAGTCCTGGAAGGACAAAACTGCCCAATCTGTGGGACTTCGGACCTTGCAGAGGAATGGAGTGGGCTTGTAATTATCCTGGACCCTGAACGCTCAGAAATAGCAAAAAAGCTTGGGGTTGACATTCCGGATAAATTTGCTTTGAAGGTGCGCTGATTTGAGTGTTCATATTGAGCTTCCAAGAGAGCTTCGTCCACTGATGAAGAAGCCCCTGGGTACACTTTACAGGGGCAAGGGCAGGGATACTATAGAGAAGTTTGCAGGGGAGCTTGGAAGCCCCACAAAACTTATATCCGTAGGGGATGTTACTACCTTCCACCTGCTTGAGGTCGGGATTATTCCGGATATTTGTATTGTGGACAACCGTACCAAAAGAAAGCCGGTTTCCAGTGATGTCTCAGCCCGGAATATGGACAAGGTTTATAGTGAAGTATCTGTGGACAACCCTGCAGGAATTATTACCGATGAGTTAATTAAAACCCTTTGTGAGGCGTTTGCTTCCGAGAAGCCTATCAGGATCTTTGTAAGGGGAGAAGAGGATCTGGCAACCCTTCCTGTAATCCTTCTGGCTCCTCTGGATGCTGTAGTCCTGTACGGACAGCCCGATGAGGGTGTGGTCTTTGTGAAGGTCACTGAGGAGAAAAAAGGGGAGATAAGAACTCTCT contains these protein-coding regions:
- a CDS encoding DNA-directed RNA polymerase codes for the protein MYKMMKLVDTVRIPPTLLGEEVTQTVKNALREKLEGQVDKKLGSLVAICKIVEIGEGHILVGDGAVYYDVTFEAIMFVPELQEIIEGEVVETVGFGVFVGMGPMDGLLHVSQITDDFISYDAKNARLVTKNGGKSIAEGDHVRARVVAVSINEREPKESKIGLTMRQTALGKLQWLEEARKKKQSHEAVPEGAA
- the spt4 gene encoding transcription elongation factor subunit Spt4, which gives rise to MAEKVCRHCMRVLEGQNCPICGTSDLAEEWSGLVIILDPERSEIAKKLGVDIPDKFALKVR
- a CDS encoding GTP-dependent dephospho-CoA kinase family protein; the protein is MSVHIELPRELRPLMKKPLGTLYRGKGRDTIEKFAGELGSPTKLISVGDVTTFHLLEVGIIPDICIVDNRTKRKPVSSDVSARNMDKVYSEVSVDNPAGIITDELIKTLCEAFASEKPIRIFVRGEEDLATLPVILLAPLDAVVLYGQPDEGVVFVKVTEEKKGEIRTLFEKLISKNQNYELDKLRRILDGHKNS